TCGCATGACTGCGCAAGTAATCTCCTTTCGCCTTCCATTCCTCTGCGATATCACGAACTCCTTCCCCAACAGTAACAGATAAGAAAGCAACGTAATCCATCTCATCTCCAGTAGGACGTAAATAATCTCCTAAAGTACGGTATGGTACTTTTCCCTGTCTTGGAAATGAAAAACGCTCTATAATACGCGTATGGTCTTCTGGACTATAAATAATAATATTTTGTCCGTCACTTTGTGCAGGGAAAAATTGATATACCGCTTTTGGACGTAACCAAGATTGTCCTTCTTGTAATAATTCATCAATTAGGTCGTTTAGTTCCTGTGCCCTTTTATCTCCTTCTTGCAGAAGCTTTTTTACATTTCCTTTTAACCCAAGATGATGCCCAAGTAACATTTGTCTATTTAAAAATGGTGCAAGATGTGAAACGGGAACATCGCGTAGTACAACTCGTTTCGTTGAGTCTGGTATCATCACTTTTGCTTTTGGTAGAGGCTCAATCACTAATGGAACTTCTACTTTTTTCTCTTCTTGTTTTACAATATGAAGATGACGTTCTTTTTTATCTTGCTTCATTTTTTCACGTTCTTCTTCTTTTTGTAGCCTGTTAATAATATCAAGACCTGTCATCGCATCACTCGCATATAATACAAGCCCCTTATAAGAAGGAGAAATGCGATTATCTGTAAATTTTCTCGTTAATGCTGCACCACCTACAACAATTGGAATCTCAATATTTGCTGCTTTTAAATCTTCAGCAGTTGTTACCATTTGTTGTGCTGATTTTACTAACAAACCAGAGAGTCCAATAATGTCTGGTTTCTTTTCTTGTACTTCTTGAACGATGCGATCAGAACGAACATTAATTCCTAAATTAATAATCTCATATCCGTTATTTGATAAAATAATTTCAACAAGGTTTTTACCAATATCATGTACGTCTCCTTTAACAGTTGCTAATAATACTTTTCCTTTTTTAGCGCTATCACTAGATTCCATATACGGCTCTAAATAAGCTACAGCCGCTTTCATACTTTCAGCGCTTTGCAACACTTCAGCGACAATAAGCTCATTATTATTAAATAATCGCCCTACTTCATCCATCCCCGTCATAAGTGGACCGTTTATAATATCAAGAGGTTTTCTACCTTCTTCAAGCGCAAGACTCAAATCCTCTTGCAATCCTTGTTTTGTTCCTTCTACAATGTAGTTTGCTAATCGTTCATCGAGCGTTAATGTTTCTTGGACAACAACATCTTTCTTTTTCACAATTCGATAAAAGTTTGTAAATTCTTCTAACGTTTCTTTCGTCGTTTCGAATAATAACGCATCTGCAAGTTGCTTTTCTTCCTCTGGAATTGACGCATAACGCTCTAATTTTTCAGTATTTACAATCGCATAGTCTAACCCCGCCTTTGTTGCCTGGTATAAAAAGACGGAATTTAATACTTCCCGACCAGCTGGCGGTAAACCAAATGATATATTACTTACACCTAAAATCGTTAAACATTCTGGCAACGCTTCTTTAATAAGACGAATTCCTTCTATTGTAGCTGCTGCTGAACCGATATATTCTTCATCTCCGGTTCCTACAGGAAATACAAGTGCGTCAAAAATAATATCCGATGGACGTATACCATATTTCTTCGTTAATAATTCATAACTTCTTTTTGCAATTTCTAGTTTTCTTTCCGCGCTAACAGCCATACCCTCTTCATCAATTGTTCCTACTACAATAGCAGCTCCATACTTACGAATAAGAGGTGTCACTTTTTCAAAACGTTCTTCTCCATTTTCTAAATTAATAGAGTTAATAACACCTTTCCCTTGAATATAAGTAAGAGCTCTCGCCATCACATTTTCATCTGTTGAATCAATCATAATGGGTACTTTTAACACTTTCGTAACCTCTGCTAAAAAGTTTTCCATATCTTCTACTTCATCACGATCTGGATCTGCCATACAAATATCAATAATATGTGCATTTTTCTTAACTTGCGCTCTTGCAACTTCAGCAGCCTCTTCAAAGTTTCCTTCCGCCACTAATCGTTTAAATTTACGCGATCCAATTACGTTCGTTCTTTCTCCGACAAATAATGGTCTCATAGAATCATCATATTGCAGCGCCTCTAACCCACTTACCCCATGTCCTTTTCGTTCACGAATTTCACGAGACTCAAGAGATGTAAGTACCTCTTTCATTGCTCTTATATGATCTGGTGTTGTACCACAGCAACCACCAATAATATTAATCCATCCTTCTTCAGCAAAACGCTTCACTTTTTCAGCAAGTGAAGCCGGAGATTCATGATAATGTCCATCCTCATCAGGAAGACCAGCATTTGGATAACAAGAAATGTAGCACTCTGATAAATCAGAGAGAGAACGAATATGTTCCCTCATAAATTCCGGTCCAGTCGCACAGTTTAATCCAACAGACAAAGGCTTCATATGTTCTACCGATAAATAAAATGCTTCAATCGTTTGACCAGCTAAAGTCGTTCCCATCGGCTCAATTGTTCCTGAAATCATAAGGGGTACAATTTGGTTTAACTCTTCAAATGCCAATTGAATCCCCAAATATGCTGCTTTCACATTACGCATATCTT
The DNA window shown above is from Bacillus clarus and carries:
- the metH gene encoding methionine synthase, translated to MKRIEERLQNDILLLDGAMGTMIQQADLTAADFGGEEYEGCNEYLVKTRPDVILNIHKAYIEAGADIIETNTFGATNIVLSDYELSHLDEELNERATLLAKQAVTESGKEVYVAGAMGPTTKAISVTGGVTFEELIEAYTRQARGLLRGGVDVLLVETSQDMRNVKAAYLGIQLAFEELNQIVPLMISGTIEPMGTTLAGQTIEAFYLSVEHMKPLSVGLNCATGPEFMREHIRSLSDLSECYISCYPNAGLPDEDGHYHESPASLAEKVKRFAEEGWINIIGGCCGTTPDHIRAMKEVLTSLESREIRERKGHGVSGLEALQYDDSMRPLFVGERTNVIGSRKFKRLVAEGNFEEAAEVARAQVKKNAHIIDICMADPDRDEVEDMENFLAEVTKVLKVPIMIDSTDENVMARALTYIQGKGVINSINLENGEERFEKVTPLIRKYGAAIVVGTIDEEGMAVSAERKLEIAKRSYELLTKKYGIRPSDIIFDALVFPVGTGDEEYIGSAAATIEGIRLIKEALPECLTILGVSNISFGLPPAGREVLNSVFLYQATKAGLDYAIVNTEKLERYASIPEEEKQLADALLFETTKETLEEFTNFYRIVKKKDVVVQETLTLDERLANYIVEGTKQGLQEDLSLALEEGRKPLDIINGPLMTGMDEVGRLFNNNELIVAEVLQSAESMKAAVAYLEPYMESSDSAKKGKVLLATVKGDVHDIGKNLVEIILSNNGYEIINLGINVRSDRIVQEVQEKKPDIIGLSGLLVKSAQQMVTTAEDLKAANIEIPIVVGGAALTRKFTDNRISPSYKGLVLYASDAMTGLDIINRLQKEEEREKMKQDKKERHLHIVKQEEKKVEVPLVIEPLPKAKVMIPDSTKRVVLRDVPVSHLAPFLNRQMLLGHHLGLKGNVKKLLQEGDKRAQELNDLIDELLQEGQSWLRPKAVYQFFPAQSDGQNIIIYSPEDHTRIIERFSFPRQGKVPYRTLGDYLRPTGDEMDYVAFLSVTVGEGVRDIAEEWKAKGDYLRSHAIQSLALELAEGLAEKTHMLIRDRWGIPDSPEMTMEERFRTKYRGIRVSFGYPACPELADQEKLFRLIQPEEIGISLTEGFMMEPEASVTAMVFSHPEARYFSVL